The following are encoded in a window of Planctomycetaceae bacterium genomic DNA:
- a CDS encoding transposase: MIIAYHAIFTTYGTWLPNDPRGSYSKEIYNDDIEKLGEIKYGRQTPPPKNQILKFYSQAVPTLDRDAYLINDYTRPVIAGAFSKVVKRLNIEVPACSIMNDHVHILILRSSYSIEYLVNQLKGSATKELNLNDSPWTRGFWRVFIDSEEILKVAIKYVNNNPAKSGLSPQIWSFIKPLSI, translated from the coding sequence ATGATTATTGCATATCATGCGATTTTTACGACTTATGGCACATGGCTGCCGAATGACCCGCGAGGTTCATATTCGAAGGAAATTTACAATGATGACATTGAAAAACTGGGCGAAATAAAATACGGCAGACAAACACCGCCGCCGAAAAATCAGATTTTGAAATTTTATTCGCAGGCCGTTCCAACATTAGACAGAGATGCGTATTTGATTAACGATTATACAAGACCTGTGATTGCAGGCGCTTTCTCAAAAGTTGTTAAACGATTGAATATTGAGGTTCCCGCCTGTTCGATAATGAATGACCATGTGCATATACTAATTTTACGTTCAAGTTATAGTATTGAGTATCTTGTAAATCAATTGAAAGGTTCCGCCACCAAAGAGTTGAATTTGAACGATAGTCCCTGGACTCGCGGATTTTGGAGAGTATTTATAGATAGTGAAGAGATATTAAAAGTTGCAATAAAATATGTGAACAATAATCCTGCCAAGTCCGGCCTTTCTCCTCAAATCTGGAGTTTCATCAAACCATTATCAATTTGA
- a CDS encoding PEP-CTERM sorting domain-containing protein (PEP-CTERM proteins occur, often in large numbers, in the proteomes of bacteria that also encode an exosortase, a predicted intramembrane cysteine proteinase. The presence of a PEP-CTERM domain at a protein's C-terminus predicts cleavage within the sorting domain, followed by covalent anchoring to some some component of the (usually Gram-negative) cell surface. Many PEP-CTERM proteins exhibit an unusual sequence composition that includes large numbers of potential glycosylation sites. Expression of one such protein has been shown restore the ability of a bacterium to form floc, a type of biofilm.), with protein sequence MKLGYTLICIVFNSLVFGASFYDIDFSESTRPYSVVFGSPRIQNSFGHISNNCLVFNPKSSTYEQIELKLGKGQKTYQLSFDIETKKLTNSKYAFTVLFDTPTVQTFSLHGMLNDIYMFNPYAGGSKRTFFTFSDNSLMHIDVDINLMSSRWSIAVNQNVIGSSGFHSDTGDIRSIRFALSPWSGTAGLDNSIYVGIDNILVTPEPATLILMCAGAFILRKKH encoded by the coding sequence ATGAAGTTAGGTTACACATTAATTTGTATTGTATTCAATTCATTGGTTTTTGGTGCATCTTTTTATGATATTGATTTTTCAGAAAGTACTCGGCCATATTCGGTTGTATTTGGTTCGCCGAGAATTCAAAATAGTTTTGGCCATATTTCAAATAACTGTCTTGTCTTCAATCCTAAAAGCAGCACATATGAGCAAATTGAGCTTAAATTAGGCAAAGGACAGAAAACTTATCAATTGTCTTTTGATATCGAAACAAAAAAACTCACTAATTCCAAGTATGCATTTACAGTTTTATTTGATACGCCTACTGTACAAACATTTTCCCTTCATGGAATGCTGAATGATATATACATGTTTAATCCTTATGCCGGCGGATCAAAACGCACATTTTTCACCTTTTCAGATAATTCTTTGATGCATATCGATGTAGATATTAATTTGATGTCATCACGATGGTCTATTGCCGTCAATCAAAATGTGATTGGCAGCAGCGGATTTCATTCTGATACCGGTGATATCAGGTCTATACGTTTTGCTCTTTCGCCTTGGTCAGGCACAGCAGGTCTTGATAATAGTATTTATGTCGGAATTGATAATATTCTGGTTACGCCAGAGCCTGCAACACTTATTCTTATGTGCGCAGGAGCTTTCATTCTAAGAAAGAAACATTAA
- the folD gene encoding bifunctional methylenetetrahydrofolate dehydrogenase/methenyltetrahydrofolate cyclohydrolase FolD, with the protein MAAKIIDGKQIAADIRQELKTKVEALKAKSITPGLGVILVGENPASISYVTAKEKACHDIGMYSSDNRLPADTTERELLNLVEKMNKDPRIHGILVQLPLPKQIDEQKILLAIDPAKDVDGFHPVNVGKMCVGQKAFLPCTPHGVVQLLIRSGVKLDGAEVVIVGRSNIVGKPLANMLIQKSPIGNATVTVCHTRTKDIAAHTKKADIVIAAAGKPNTITADMLKEGAVVIDVGVNRIEDATKKNGFRLVGDVDFEGCSKVASMITPVPGGVGPMTITMLLFNTVESASQNQK; encoded by the coding sequence ATGGCAGCAAAGATTATTGATGGTAAACAAATAGCGGCGGATATCCGCCAGGAACTTAAAACTAAAGTCGAAGCGTTAAAGGCAAAAAGCATCACACCCGGCCTGGGCGTGATTCTCGTCGGCGAAAATCCCGCGAGCATATCTTACGTTACCGCAAAAGAAAAAGCCTGCCACGATATCGGAATGTATTCAAGCGATAACCGCCTGCCCGCAGATACAACGGAAAGAGAACTGCTGAACCTCGTTGAGAAGATGAATAAAGACCCACGAATCCACGGCATACTCGTTCAGCTTCCTCTGCCGAAACAAATTGACGAACAGAAAATTTTATTGGCAATCGACCCGGCAAAAGACGTTGATGGCTTCCATCCGGTGAACGTCGGCAAGATGTGCGTCGGCCAAAAAGCATTCCTGCCCTGCACCCCGCACGGCGTCGTTCAGTTATTAATCCGCAGCGGCGTGAAACTTGATGGCGCAGAAGTCGTCATCGTAGGCAGAAGCAATATAGTTGGCAAACCGCTTGCGAATATGCTCATTCAAAAGTCCCCTATCGGCAACGCAACCGTTACCGTCTGCCATACAAGAACAAAAGATATCGCAGCTCACACAAAGAAGGCTGACATTGTGATTGCCGCCGCAGGCAAGCCGAACACGATTACCGCCGATATGCTCAAAGAAGGCGCAGTGGTTATTGATGTCGGCGTAAATCGAATTGAGGATGCGACGAAGAAGAACGGCTTTAGACTTGTCGGCGATGTCGATTTCGAAGGATGCAGTAAAGTTGCGTCAATGATAACTCCCGTCCCCGGCGGAGTCGGACCAATGACAATTACGATGCTGCTTTTCAACACAGTCGAATCTGCATCACAAAATCAAAAATAA
- a CDS encoding formate--tetrahydrofolate ligase gives MLDPTKLKDWQIAEASEESAKPIVQVAHEIGIMDEEIIPMGRLLAKIDYKKILNRLGKPQKAKYIDVTAITPTPLGEGKTTTTIGLVQGLGKLGKKVTGAIRQPSGGPTFNIKGSAAGGGLAQCIPLAPLSLGLTGDIDSITNANNLAMVALTARLQHENNYDDARLAKSGLKRLDIDPDTVQMKWVMDFCAQSLRDIIIGRGGKMDGFEMKSGFAISVSSEVMAILAVSKDLADMRKRMAKIVVAYSKSGKAVTAADLEVDGAMTAWMTKAINPNLLQTIEGQPVFVHAGPFANIAIGQSSIIADEIGTRLSDYHVTESGFAADIGFEKFWNLKCRMSGLVPNAVVIVATIRALKMHGGGPAVKPGAPLDEAYIKENLALVEKGCENLLAHIDIVKKSGVRPVVCINSFYTDTKAEIALVKKIAEANGAYCALSEHWLKGGAGAIELAEAVMAAANEKNNFKFLYDLKTPLRQRIELIAKEVYGADGVEYSPAALEKAKTLEADPESQTLGTCMVKTHLSLSHDPNIKGRPKGWTLPVRDIMVYKGAGFIVPVAGDIKLMPGTASNPAFRNIDVDVETGKVKGLF, from the coding sequence ATGCTCGACCCGACAAAACTCAAAGACTGGCAAATCGCCGAAGCGTCAGAAGAATCCGCAAAACCAATAGTTCAGGTTGCTCACGAAATTGGCATCATGGATGAAGAAATAATCCCGATGGGCAGACTGCTGGCGAAGATTGACTACAAAAAGATTTTGAACAGACTCGGCAAACCTCAAAAAGCAAAATACATCGACGTTACCGCGATAACTCCCACCCCGCTCGGCGAAGGCAAAACGACGACGACAATCGGCCTTGTTCAGGGACTCGGCAAACTCGGCAAAAAAGTTACCGGTGCGATTCGTCAGCCCAGCGGCGGCCCGACATTCAACATTAAAGGCTCCGCAGCAGGCGGCGGACTTGCGCAATGTATTCCGCTCGCCCCGCTTTCACTCGGCCTTACGGGCGACATCGATTCAATTACAAACGCCAACAATCTCGCAATGGTCGCGCTGACAGCCAGACTTCAGCACGAAAATAATTACGATGACGCCAGACTGGCAAAAAGCGGATTAAAAAGATTGGACATCGACCCCGATACAGTACAGATGAAATGGGTTATGGATTTTTGTGCACAATCGCTTCGAGATATTATAATCGGCCGCGGCGGAAAAATGGATGGCTTTGAAATGAAGTCCGGCTTCGCAATTTCCGTTTCAAGTGAAGTTATGGCGATTCTGGCCGTTTCAAAAGACCTCGCCGATATGCGAAAACGAATGGCCAAAATCGTCGTAGCGTACAGCAAATCCGGAAAAGCAGTTACCGCCGCCGACCTCGAAGTCGATGGAGCGATGACTGCGTGGATGACGAAGGCGATTAATCCAAATTTACTGCAAACAATCGAAGGCCAGCCGGTCTTCGTACACGCAGGACCATTCGCAAATATTGCAATCGGCCAAAGCTCAATCATCGCCGACGAAATTGGAACAAGACTTTCAGACTATCACGTTACAGAAAGCGGATTCGCAGCGGATATCGGCTTTGAAAAATTCTGGAACCTCAAATGCCGAATGTCAGGACTTGTGCCAAATGCCGTCGTAATCGTCGCAACCATTCGCGCGTTAAAAATGCACGGCGGCGGCCCTGCCGTTAAGCCTGGCGCACCATTAGATGAAGCCTACATAAAAGAAAATCTCGCACTGGTAGAAAAAGGCTGCGAAAATCTTTTAGCTCATATTGACATTGTAAAGAAAAGCGGCGTTCGCCCCGTCGTCTGCATAAACAGCTTTTACACAGACACAAAAGCAGAAATCGCACTCGTTAAAAAAATCGCCGAAGCCAACGGAGCTTACTGCGCCCTTTCAGAACACTGGCTCAAAGGCGGAGCCGGTGCAATCGAACTTGCCGAAGCTGTAATGGCCGCTGCGAACGAAAAAAATAATTTCAAATTCCTCTACGACCTAAAAACTCCGCTGCGTCAGAGAATCGAACTCATCGCGAAGGAAGTTTACGGCGCAGACGGCGTAGAATATTCGCCCGCCGCTCTGGAAAAAGCAAAGACACTTGAAGCCGACCCTGAATCGCAAACGCTCGGCACGTGCATGGTTAAAACACACCTTTCGCTGTCGCATGACCCGAATATCAAAGGCAGACCAAAGGGTTGGACTTTACCCGTCCGCGATATTATGGTTTACAAAGGTGCCGGCTTTATCGTGCCGGTCGCAGGCGATATTAAACTAATGCCCGGAACAGCATCAAACCCGGCGTTCAGAAACATCGACGTAGATGTCGAAACCGGAAAAGTAAAGGGATTATTCTAA
- a CDS encoding AAA family ATPase, translated as MKPLYISATGQDSGKTAVICGLIQHLHHLGHNVGYIKPVGQRYVIYEGHSVDEDAVLMLQSFKLKDQPQDMSPIAVAEGFTTKFIMNPNVTSLEKQILESYERLKKEHSTIIVEGTGHAGVGSCFGLSNARVAQMLGADVIIVASGGIGKPIDEITLSLALFKQYNVNVVGVILNKVFPQKLQKIKSIGAKGIELIGSKLIGTIPFESDLSIFSIGQVAEEFGFQVLSGREFLHNKIEHTVVAAMEPQNVLKYIEKNTLIITPGDRIDNILLTLALSESSDYHEKLCSGGIILTGGLKPDTTILSLLLKSTIPVLFTTEDTFSVTSKMKDLHFKIRSDDYHKIARTYELLKDNVDMDVILKSLTA; from the coding sequence ATGAAGCCACTATATATCAGCGCAACAGGACAGGACAGCGGCAAAACCGCCGTGATTTGCGGTCTAATTCAGCATTTGCACCACCTCGGCCACAATGTCGGCTACATCAAGCCCGTCGGCCAAAGGTATGTTATTTACGAAGGCCACAGCGTTGACGAAGACGCGGTGCTTATGCTCCAGTCTTTCAAACTCAAAGACCAGCCGCAGGATATGAGTCCGATTGCGGTCGCCGAGGGCTTCACCACAAAATTCATAATGAACCCCAATGTTACTTCGCTCGAAAAACAAATCCTCGAAAGTTACGAACGGCTCAAAAAGGAACACTCGACAATCATCGTCGAAGGCACCGGCCACGCAGGCGTCGGAAGCTGCTTTGGCTTATCGAACGCACGTGTTGCGCAAATGCTCGGCGCGGATGTAATAATCGTCGCGTCAGGCGGAATTGGAAAACCAATAGATGAAATCACTTTATCGCTTGCGCTTTTCAAACAGTATAACGTAAACGTCGTCGGCGTAATACTGAACAAAGTTTTCCCGCAAAAGCTGCAAAAAATTAAATCCATCGGCGCAAAAGGCATTGAGCTTATCGGCTCGAAGCTCATCGGCACAATTCCGTTCGAATCGGACTTATCTATTTTTTCAATCGGTCAGGTCGCAGAGGAATTTGGATTCCAGGTCTTGAGCGGTCGCGAGTTTCTCCATAACAAAATCGAGCACACCGTTGTCGCCGCGATGGAACCACAGAACGTTTTGAAATACATCGAGAAAAACACGCTAATTATTACCCCCGGCGATAGAATCGACAATATCCTGCTCACGCTTGCGCTTTCCGAATCGAGCGACTACCATGAAAAACTGTGCAGTGGCGGAATCATTCTCACCGGCGGCTTAAAACCAGATACGACTATTTTGTCGCTGCTGCTCAAAAGCACTATTCCTGTACTTTTTACTACCGAAGACACGTTTTCGGTAACGTCGAAGATGAAGGATTTGCATTTCAAAATCCGCTCCGACGACTACCACAAAATCGCAAGAACTTACGAACTGCTCAAAGATAATGTCGATATGGATGTGATTTTGAAGAGTTTAACGGCTTGA
- a CDS encoding PocR ligand-binding domain-containing protein codes for MDKLLFTKEEFSKIQAAFAGNFALPIETTGTDGKCVSNLCSKNCNPEFCKIVLKSPAGAKRCHQDRLRSLKMAFETGQPYITICHAGIVLACVPIMDRDKPLGGIFFGKCLWNAPDEILIDDIDKRLKGIRINRQKLRQAIEKLPILAGRKIHEAAEFLFVLLYESTGLDPYVVQWRRQRSQQQSEIGELIKEHKEETGAGQYPLEAEKQLMEKVRIGDRTGAKEVLNMILASIMLKDPGNISVLKARMLELLSILGRSAVEGGVDINFMLEKNLDYINKVLQIDSQQDLCAWISNALNDFVELVYSIQDKRRVSQIKPATDFISQHFNEQITLEDVAHSAHLSVSRLSHIFKEQTGLTIVDYITKSRIEYAKELLISTNKNCTEICFDTGYNNQSYFTRTFKEVTGMTPRQFREMNRRK; via the coding sequence ATGGACAAACTGCTGTTTACAAAAGAAGAATTTTCGAAAATTCAGGCCGCATTCGCGGGCAATTTCGCTCTGCCGATTGAAACAACCGGTACGGATGGCAAATGCGTTTCTAATTTGTGCAGCAAAAATTGCAATCCTGAATTTTGCAAAATAGTACTCAAAAGCCCGGCCGGCGCCAAACGCTGCCATCAGGACAGACTCCGCAGTTTGAAAATGGCGTTCGAGACCGGTCAGCCTTATATAACAATTTGCCACGCGGGGATAGTTCTGGCGTGCGTGCCGATAATGGACAGGGATAAACCGCTGGGCGGAATATTCTTCGGCAAATGTCTGTGGAATGCTCCCGATGAAATCCTAATCGATGATATTGACAAACGCCTTAAAGGGATTCGCATCAACAGGCAAAAACTTCGGCAGGCTATCGAAAAACTTCCGATTCTGGCGGGCAGAAAAATTCACGAAGCAGCAGAATTCCTGTTCGTGCTTTTATACGAATCGACAGGACTCGACCCCTACGTCGTTCAGTGGCGAAGGCAGCGAAGCCAGCAGCAGTCTGAAATCGGCGAACTGATAAAAGAACACAAGGAAGAAACAGGAGCCGGTCAGTATCCGCTGGAAGCTGAAAAACAGCTTATGGAAAAAGTAAGAATCGGCGACCGAACCGGCGCAAAAGAAGTTCTGAATATGATTCTGGCGAGCATTATGCTCAAAGACCCAGGAAATATTTCGGTTCTCAAAGCACGAATGCTTGAGCTTTTGAGTATTCTCGGCAGAAGCGCAGTCGAGGGCGGAGTCGATATCAATTTTATGCTTGAAAAAAATCTGGATTACATAAATAAAGTTCTGCAAATCGACAGCCAACAGGATTTGTGTGCGTGGATAAGCAACGCACTGAACGATTTTGTCGAACTGGTCTATTCGATTCAGGATAAAAGGCGGGTGTCGCAAATCAAGCCGGCGACGGATTTTATCAGTCAGCATTTTAACGAACAAATTACGCTCGAAGACGTCGCACACAGCGCACATTTGAGCGTTTCTCGTTTGAGTCATATTTTTAAGGAACAAACAGGGCTGACGATTGTAGATTATATTACGAAGTCGCGAATTGAATACGCCAAGGAACTTTTGATTTCCACGAATAAAAACTGTACGGAAATATGTTTCGATACAGGTTATAATAATCAGAGTTATTTTACCAGAACGTTTAAAGAAGTTACAGGTATGACGCCCAGACAGTTTAGGGAAATGAACAGAAGAAAATGA
- a CDS encoding helix-turn-helix domain-containing protein, with amino-acid sequence MGNKISDSKRLHVMIAEGEGLTVEFKEHYTSKIDKDIVAFANTKGGHILLGVADNGRITGQKLNNKIKSEIHNIARNCEPSINISRILQIDETAIVEIPEGDEKPYSCSGGYFRRLDAVTQKMSQREVRILFRQTDTVSFESQVCRNLNLKDISLTKVRTFLKETGTALKVGKTDLSLFFSSLGVLDKNKINNAGALMFASKIEKYIPHSEIILGAFKGNDKTHIFDRKDVRGDLFTQFNEAVSFLMKHLNIRSEIKGVNRNDVYEIPLEVLREAVINAIVHRDYTVKGTSIYVMVFDDRVEIENPGGLLSGVTMQSLGKASVRRNPVIADMFHRMGIVERMGSGIDRMRNVLRNAGLKEPVFEADEFFRVVFFRNPLYSLKKTGGTMEKTVEKTVEKILDLIKNNPNVTQKMMADQTGLTRRGVEWNLRKLKAEGFIRRTGSVRKGFWEIIK; translated from the coding sequence ATGGGCAATAAAATATCAGATTCAAAAAGGCTGCATGTGATGATTGCCGAAGGTGAAGGCCTTACTGTCGAATTTAAGGAGCATTATACTTCTAAAATCGACAAGGATATAGTTGCGTTTGCCAACACTAAAGGCGGCCATATATTGCTTGGCGTTGCGGATAATGGCAGAATAACCGGTCAAAAATTAAATAATAAAATAAAATCTGAAATTCATAATATTGCCAGAAACTGCGAACCATCCATAAATATCAGCCGTATTTTACAGATTGATGAAACTGCCATTGTAGAAATTCCGGAAGGCGACGAAAAACCTTATAGTTGCAGTGGCGGGTATTTCCGCAGGCTTGATGCTGTAACGCAAAAAATGAGTCAAAGAGAAGTTCGAATTCTTTTTCGCCAGACCGATACTGTTTCTTTTGAATCACAGGTTTGCCGGAATTTGAACCTTAAGGATATTTCTCTTACCAAGGTCAGAACATTTTTAAAAGAAACAGGTACGGCACTAAAGGTTGGCAAGACAGATTTGTCTTTGTTTTTTTCGAGTCTTGGCGTTTTAGATAAAAACAAGATAAATAATGCTGGTGCATTAATGTTTGCTTCGAAGATAGAAAAGTATATTCCACATTCCGAAATTATTCTTGGCGCATTTAAAGGAAATGATAAAACTCATATATTCGACAGAAAAGATGTTCGTGGGGACCTTTTTACTCAATTTAATGAGGCGGTATCATTTTTAATGAAGCATTTAAATATTCGCAGTGAAATTAAAGGCGTAAACCGTAACGATGTGTACGAGATACCGTTGGAGGTTTTGAGAGAAGCTGTCATCAATGCGATAGTTCACAGGGATTATACTGTTAAAGGGACAAGCATCTATGTTATGGTTTTTGACGACAGGGTTGAAATAGAAAATCCTGGCGGCTTGCTTTCAGGGGTTACTATGCAGAGCCTAGGAAAGGCCTCTGTAAGGCGAAATCCTGTTATTGCGGATATGTTCCACAGGATGGGAATTGTTGAGCGTATGGGGTCAGGCATAGATAGGATGCGGAATGTTTTGCGCAATGCCGGTCTTAAGGAGCCGGTATTTGAGGCAGATGAGTTTTTCCGTGTTGTATTTTTCCGTAATCCGCTTTATTCTCTCAAAAAGACTGGGGGAACTATGGAGAAAACTGTGGAAAAGACTGTGGAGAAAATTTTGGATTTGATTAAAAATAATCCTAATGTTACGCAAAAGATGATGGCCGATCAAACTGGTTTGACAAGGAGAGGCGTAGAATGGAATCTTCGGAAACTAAAAGCAGAAGGTTTTATTCGCAGAACAGGTTCTGTCAGAAAAGGATTCTGGGAAATTATAAAATAA
- a CDS encoding 1-deoxy-D-xylulose-5-phosphate reductoisomerase, which produces MKKKIAILGSTGSIGRNALKVIDALGDKYEVVALTAHNNIELLAEQVQKYQPKIAVVTNAKKVDEFKKLLEKDTSPCRRRLNEGFEIYSDLTAAACDAEIDVVIAAVVGAAGLEAILNAARAGKILAIANKEPLVIAGALLTKIAKESGAKILPVDSEHSAIFQSLQAGNIKEINRIILTASGGPFRGATKEQIQNATLEQALAHPTWSMGKKITVDSATMMNKALEVIEAKWLFDVPVEKIDVLVHPESIIHSMVEFIDGSVIAQMSAPDMCLPIQYALTFPNRVKGITKHLRLEEIGRLTFEKPDMEVFKALKIGYEVAKTDGTAAAVFNAANEAAVKEFLEGKIKFVNIVELIERCLDKHNVKINASLEELLLADNWARNEVSKWLNK; this is translated from the coding sequence ATGAAGAAAAAAATAGCAATACTCGGTTCAACAGGCTCGATAGGCAGAAATGCCCTGAAAGTCATCGATGCGCTCGGTGATAAATACGAAGTGGTCGCTCTGACAGCACATAATAATATAGAACTGCTCGCAGAGCAGGTGCAAAAATATCAGCCTAAAATAGCGGTTGTTACAAATGCGAAAAAGGTTGATGAATTTAAGAAATTACTGGAGAAAGACACATCGCCGTGCCGGCGACGGCTAAACGAGGGGTTTGAAATATATTCCGACCTGACGGCGGCGGCGTGTGATGCGGAAATAGACGTTGTTATCGCGGCAGTTGTCGGTGCGGCAGGGCTTGAGGCGATATTAAACGCAGCCAGAGCGGGCAAGATTCTGGCAATCGCAAATAAAGAGCCGCTGGTTATAGCCGGTGCGCTTTTGACGAAAATAGCAAAAGAATCCGGCGCGAAAATACTGCCTGTCGATAGCGAACATTCGGCAATTTTTCAGTCTTTGCAGGCAGGAAATATTAAAGAAATAAATAGAATAATCCTGACGGCAAGCGGCGGGCCATTCCGAGGTGCGACGAAAGAACAAATTCAAAACGCGACTCTCGAACAGGCTCTTGCGCATCCGACGTGGAGTATGGGAAAGAAAATTACGGTCGATTCGGCAACGATGATGAATAAGGCACTTGAAGTTATCGAAGCCAAATGGCTTTTCGATGTGCCTGTGGAAAAAATCGATGTTCTGGTTCATCCGGAATCGATTATTCATTCGATGGTCGAATTTATAGACGGCTCGGTGATTGCGCAAATGTCTGCGCCGGATATGTGTCTGCCGATTCAATATGCCCTCACGTTTCCGAACAGAGTTAAAGGTATAACCAAACACCTGCGGCTTGAAGAAATCGGCAGGCTGACGTTTGAAAAGCCTGATATGGAAGTCTTCAAGGCTCTGAAAATCGGGTATGAGGTCGCCAAAACTGATGGGACGGCGGCGGCAGTGTTCAACGCGGCCAACGAAGCGGCGGTGAAAGAATTTCTGGAAGGAAAAATAAAATTTGTTAATATAGTCGAACTTATTGAGCGTTGTCTCGATAAACATAATGTTAAAATCAATGCGAGCCTGGAAGAACTGCTTTTGGCGGATAACTGGGCGAGAAATGAGGTAAGTAAATGGCTGAACAAGTAG